One Oscillospiraceae bacterium genomic region harbors:
- a CDS encoding radical SAM mobile pair protein B — translation MAEVINGILINEAETKNIMTKSSLPVGGYSVNPYVGCTHACKYCYASFMKRFTGHKEEWGTFLDVKHWPEIKNPKKYAGQRVVIGSVTDGYNPQEEQFGNTRKLLEQLIGSDADILICTKSDLVVRDIDLLKKLGRVTVSWSINTLDENFKNDMDSASSIECRIAAMKQVYEAGIRTVCFVSPVFPGITDFEAIFERVKDQCDLFWLENLNLRGGFKKTIMDYIAEKYPDLVPLYDEIYNKHNRSYFEVLEVKAAEMAKKYDCPFVDNEMPYGRVPQGHPVIVDYFYHEEIRGTENTGKRNR, via the coding sequence ATGGCAGAAGTAATAAATGGAATCCTCATTAATGAGGCGGAAACAAAGAACATCATGACCAAGTCCAGTCTGCCGGTAGGCGGTTACTCGGTCAATCCATATGTAGGCTGTACACACGCCTGCAAGTATTGCTATGCTTCTTTTATGAAGCGCTTTACCGGACACAAGGAGGAATGGGGCACTTTCCTTGATGTGAAGCATTGGCCGGAAATTAAGAATCCGAAGAAATATGCCGGACAGCGGGTGGTCATCGGTTCTGTGACAGATGGCTACAATCCACAGGAGGAGCAATTCGGGAATACCAGAAAACTTCTGGAGCAGCTGATCGGCAGTGACGCAGATATTCTGATCTGCACAAAGTCGGATCTTGTGGTACGAGATATTGATCTGCTGAAGAAGCTTGGACGAGTAACCGTTTCATGGTCGATCAACACACTAGATGAAAATTTCAAGAACGATATGGACTCTGCTTCTAGCATTGAGTGCCGTATTGCTGCTATGAAGCAGGTATATGAAGCAGGTATCCGTACAGTCTGTTTCGTATCCCCGGTATTCCCCGGTATCACGGACTTTGAAGCCATCTTTGAGCGGGTAAAGGATCAGTGCGATCTGTTCTGGCTCGAAAATCTCAATCTTCGAGGCGGTTTCAAAAAGACAATTATGGATTATATCGCCGAAAAATATCCTGATCTTGTACCGCTTTACGATGAGATCTATAACAAGCATAACCGCAGCTACTTTGAAGTGCTTGAAGTAAAAGCTGCGGAAATGGCTAAGAAGTATGATTGTCCCTTTGTGGATAATGAAATGCCTTATGGCAGAGTCCCGCAGGGACATCCGGTGATCGTAGATTATTTCTATCATGAGGAAATCCGAGGGACAGAGAATACAGGGAAAAGAAATCGTTAA